Proteins encoded together in one Oxalobacteraceae sp. CFBP 8761 window:
- a CDS encoding family 43 glycosylhydrolase has translation MLPSFVAAQAAPTPIVFQNAAVHDPSVIKVDDMFYVFGSHLAAAKSRDLMKWQQVSDGVTASNPLFLNGASNVFTELAETFSWAQSSTLWAADVKRMPDGKFYMYYNACKGDSPRSALGIAVANNIEGPYVDKGIILKSGMWGQPSHDGTIYDALKHPNAVDPHVFSDRAGKLWMVYGSYSGGIFILALNPSTGMPLPGQGYGKRLMGGNHARIEGAYVMYSPATSHYYLFTSFGGLDSTGGYNMRVARSLNPDGPYVDAQGNDMAAVRSDPTKPLFDDASIAPYGVKLMGSFLFERSLGDTGTGIGTGYVSPGHNSAYVDPASGKHFLIFHARFPERGEQHEIRTHQLFMNADGWPVVAPRRYTGETLGAVRREFVQGDYMLVNHGKDISAAIKKSQSIALNADGTITGAVSGSWLLTGSNGIEIRLPGASPYKGVFINGWDETAKSPAMTFSAVSREGVSLFGSRLPPRTEAQVVNAVAAELSLGNTSAVTANLALPTRGTRGAVITWTSSNPAVISNTGMVTSPASGDVNVTLTARIAKGNTVVTKTFIVTVRKAGGLLAHYTFDGNLADANGIFGAGSVTGNRIDAPGGSIAFEAGVKGRAAVFNGASGVRLPNGLIASQNYSVALWLKPAALTAFSTTFFGARTTESWVSLLPMGHGGVGGASMLWSGTAWYDAGLGMTIPVGRWSHVAFTVRNGAVNVYVDGSKRFSGAGFPNVFTGTSGVFALGVNWWDAPYRGAMDDLRIYGSALSDADIAALVRQ, from the coding sequence ATGCTTCCTTCGTTCGTCGCTGCCCAGGCCGCGCCCACCCCGATCGTCTTCCAGAATGCAGCCGTGCACGACCCGTCGGTCATCAAGGTGGATGACATGTTTTATGTGTTTGGATCGCACCTGGCGGCTGCCAAATCGCGTGATTTGATGAAATGGCAGCAGGTCAGCGACGGCGTCACCGCGAGCAATCCATTATTTCTCAATGGCGCATCGAATGTATTCACCGAACTGGCCGAAACATTCAGCTGGGCGCAGTCGTCCACACTGTGGGCGGCCGATGTCAAGCGTATGCCGGACGGAAAATTCTACATGTATTACAACGCCTGCAAGGGCGATTCGCCACGCTCCGCATTGGGTATTGCGGTAGCGAATAATATCGAAGGTCCTTATGTCGACAAGGGCATTATTTTAAAATCCGGCATGTGGGGCCAGCCCAGCCATGACGGCACGATCTACGACGCACTGAAACACCCGAATGCCGTCGATCCGCACGTCTTCTCGGACCGTGCCGGCAAACTGTGGATGGTGTACGGCTCGTATTCGGGCGGGATTTTCATCCTGGCGCTCAATCCCTCGACCGGCATGCCATTGCCGGGGCAGGGCTACGGCAAGCGCCTGATGGGCGGCAACCACGCACGCATCGAAGGCGCTTACGTGATGTACAGCCCCGCAACGTCGCACTACTACCTGTTCACGTCCTTTGGCGGCCTGGATTCGACCGGTGGCTACAATATGCGCGTCGCGCGCTCGCTCAATCCGGACGGGCCCTATGTTGACGCCCAGGGCAACGACATGGCGGCTGTCAGATCCGACCCCACCAAGCCGCTGTTCGACGATGCATCGATCGCGCCCTACGGCGTCAAGCTGATGGGCAGCTTCCTGTTCGAGCGAAGCCTGGGCGACACCGGCACCGGCATCGGCACCGGCTATGTCTCGCCGGGCCACAACTCGGCGTATGTCGATCCGGCCAGCGGCAAGCACTTCCTGATCTTCCATGCGCGTTTCCCCGAGCGCGGCGAGCAGCATGAGATCCGCACGCACCAGTTGTTCATGAATGCGGACGGCTGGCCGGTCGTCGCGCCGCGCCGCTACACGGGCGAGACGCTGGGGGCCGTGCGGCGCGAATTCGTGCAGGGCGACTACATGCTGGTCAATCATGGCAAGGACATCTCGGCCGCCATCAAGAAGTCGCAGTCCATCGCACTCAACGCCGACGGCACGATCACGGGCGCCGTGAGCGGCAGCTGGCTGCTCACCGGCAGCAACGGGATCGAGATCCGCCTGCCCGGCGCCTCGCCGTACAAGGGTGTCTTCATCAACGGCTGGGATGAAACGGCCAAGAGCCCTGCGATGACCTTCTCGGCGGTCTCGCGCGAAGGCGTCTCACTGTTCGGTAGCCGGCTGCCGCCACGCACCGAGGCGCAGGTGGTCAATGCCGTCGCCGCAGAACTCAGCCTGGGCAACACGAGCGCCGTCACGGCCAATCTCGCGCTGCCCACGCGCGGCACGCGCGGCGCGGTGATTACCTGGACGTCGTCCAATCCGGCCGTCATCAGCAACACCGGGATGGTGACCAGTCCGGCCAGCGGGGACGTCAATGTCACGCTCACGGCGCGTATCGCCAAGGGCAATACGGTGGTTACCAAGACGTTCATCGTCACCGTGCGCAAGGCCGGCGGCCTGCTGGCCCACTACACCTTCGATGGCAACCTGGCCGACGCGAACGGCATCTTCGGTGCGGGCAGCGTGACCGGCAACCGGATCGACGCGCCAGGCGGCAGCATCGCCTTCGAGGCAGGTGTGAAGGGCAGGGCGGCCGTCTTCAACGGCGCGAGCGGCGTGCGGCTGCCCAATGGTCTCATCGCGAGCCAGAACTACAGCGTGGCGCTGTGGCTCAAGCCGGCGGCACTGACGGCGTTTTCGACCACCTTCTTTGGCGCGCGCACGACCGAATCCTGGGTCAGCCTGCTGCCGATGGGCCATGGGGGCGTGGGCGGCGCATCGATGCTCTGGTCGGGCACGGCCTGGTACGACGCCGGCCTTGGCATGACGATCCCTGTCGGCCGCTGGTCGCACGTGGCCTTCACCGTGCGAAACGGCGCGGTCAATGTGTATGTCGACGGCAGCAAGCGATTCAGCGGCGCGGGTTTCCCCAACGTGTTTACCGGCACCAGCGGCGTGTTTGCGCTGGGCGTGAACTGGTGGGACGCGCCATACCGGGGCGCGATGGACGATCTGCGCATCTACGGCTCGGCACTGAGCGACGCCGACATCGCGGCGCTCGTGCGCCAGTAA
- a CDS encoding PEP-CTERM sorting domain-containing protein, whose translation MKHSILSFLLAACCASAHADVIGFDDLASSETAVIADGYAGFNWTGVGVIGADAYPDSGFANGVVSAANVAFNHGGGTVTISNATGFDFIGAFFTSAWYEQELSFEGRRAGQRLFATEVSYGIDTFAPQWIELGWRGIDTLTIYNSSGTQWAVDAFTAFATAPNTVPEPGTLALCGIAAAGWLAARRRRPLQQA comes from the coding sequence ATGAAACACAGTATCCTTTCGTTCCTGCTGGCGGCATGCTGCGCGAGTGCGCACGCCGACGTCATTGGTTTTGACGACCTGGCCAGCAGCGAGACCGCGGTCATCGCCGACGGCTATGCGGGCTTCAACTGGACCGGCGTTGGCGTCATCGGCGCCGACGCCTATCCCGACAGCGGCTTTGCCAACGGCGTGGTCTCGGCGGCCAACGTCGCCTTCAACCACGGGGGTGGCACCGTCACGATCTCGAATGCAACCGGCTTCGACTTCATCGGCGCGTTCTTCACGTCGGCCTGGTATGAACAGGAACTCTCGTTCGAGGGCCGCCGTGCAGGCCAGCGGCTGTTCGCGACCGAGGTGTCGTACGGGATCGACACGTTCGCGCCGCAGTGGATCGAACTCGGTTGGCGCGGCATCGACACGCTCACGATCTACAACAGCAGCGGCACGCAGTGGGCCGTGGATGCTTTCACGGCATTCGCTACGGCGCCGAACACGGTGCCGGAACCGGGGACGCTGGCGCTGTGCGGCATTGCTGCTGCGGGGTGGCTGGCGGCGCGCAGGCGCAGGCCGCTGCAGCAGGCGTAA
- a CDS encoding TonB-dependent receptor → MLKLKIMPRSVLSSLYGSTILASLALAPVAVQAQTAPAITTDAVVPSVSVVGSRRVGAASSTDTPVAIDFIPMTKAAEQSGQFDLAQVLSNLSPSFNSTRQTGADGADLIDSAALRGLGSDQTLVLVNGKRRHTVALVNLFGARNRGNTGTDMNGIPVMAIREVQVLRDGAAAQYGSDAIAGVINIDLKKSLGCESVAGYGQYTEGDGENWQASAYCGVALGGGVLGITGEYSDRGRSNRSEPGNPRIIGDTKADNQTIYLNGEFPAGAGGKFYFTAGVQQRDASSAAFGREGLGSEDIPSRNSAAMYPDGFVPFINGKVDDRWGTVGYRWTAGEWNADLSQTYGYNRLKYNIANTLNASIANLDLLGGGQGRSADRFYAGAFSFRQATTNADISRFYSDVFKGMNVAFGLEHRRENYQIFAGEAGSYIDADGVGIGGNAGSQGFPGFQPGDETDTDRHSNAAYVDIETDLTDRLKIQTALRYERYSDFGSTTTGKLAAAYRLAPDLLLRGSASTGFRAPSLQQAYFSSTFTDFVSGQPLDVVLAPNGGRVAAAAGIPQLKDEESKSYTLGLTWSPTQALSVTADLYRIDIDDRIVLSGRFDADNYPALGATLQQLGVGQAQFFVNSVDTKTQGLDLTVSHRANVAAGRLTTFLAANFSKTEVQRVKAPAALAGFEDVLLSERERLFIEEGAPRRKATLGFDYVQGKLETALRVIHFGPQTLGTFSGPPVPNQKYEAKTSADLAFTWAFTEKTRLTVGGTNIFDVKPTVQDANETDNGFKYESVQFGLNGAALFARLAHRF, encoded by the coding sequence GTGCTCAAACTCAAAATCATGCCCCGTTCCGTGTTGTCCAGTCTGTATGGCAGCACCATCCTTGCTTCCCTTGCTCTCGCCCCAGTCGCCGTCCAGGCGCAAACCGCACCCGCCATCACCACCGACGCCGTCGTGCCAAGCGTGAGCGTCGTCGGTTCGCGCCGCGTTGGTGCCGCTTCCAGCACCGACACCCCGGTGGCCATCGACTTCATCCCGATGACGAAAGCGGCCGAACAAAGCGGCCAGTTCGACCTCGCGCAGGTGCTGAGCAACCTGTCGCCGTCGTTCAACTCGACCCGCCAGACGGGCGCCGACGGCGCCGACCTGATCGACTCGGCCGCCCTGCGCGGCCTGGGTTCGGACCAGACCCTGGTGCTCGTCAACGGCAAGCGCCGCCACACGGTCGCGCTGGTGAACCTGTTCGGTGCGCGCAACCGCGGCAACACGGGCACCGACATGAACGGCATCCCCGTGATGGCGATCCGCGAAGTGCAGGTGCTGCGCGATGGCGCCGCCGCCCAATACGGCTCGGACGCGATTGCCGGCGTGATCAACATCGACCTGAAGAAAAGCCTGGGCTGCGAATCGGTGGCCGGCTACGGCCAGTACACCGAAGGCGATGGCGAGAACTGGCAGGCATCGGCCTACTGCGGCGTGGCCCTCGGTGGCGGCGTTCTGGGCATCACCGGCGAATACTCGGACCGCGGCCGCTCGAACCGTTCGGAGCCCGGCAACCCGCGCATCATCGGCGACACCAAAGCCGACAACCAGACCATTTACCTGAACGGCGAATTCCCGGCTGGCGCGGGCGGCAAGTTCTACTTCACCGCCGGCGTGCAGCAGCGCGATGCCTCGTCGGCCGCCTTCGGCCGCGAAGGCCTGGGCTCGGAAGATATCCCATCGCGCAATTCGGCCGCAATGTACCCGGACGGCTTCGTCCCGTTCATCAACGGCAAGGTCGATGACCGCTGGGGCACCGTCGGCTACCGCTGGACGGCCGGCGAATGGAATGCCGATCTGTCGCAGACCTACGGCTACAACCGCCTGAAGTACAACATCGCCAACACGCTCAACGCCTCGATCGCCAACCTCGATCTGCTTGGCGGCGGCCAGGGCCGCAGCGCCGACCGCTTCTACGCGGGCGCGTTCTCGTTCCGCCAGGCGACCACCAACGCCGACATCAGCCGCTTCTACAGCGATGTGTTCAAGGGCATGAATGTCGCGTTCGGCCTCGAGCACCGCCGCGAGAACTACCAGATCTTCGCCGGCGAAGCCGGTTCGTACATCGACGCCGATGGCGTGGGCATTGGCGGCAACGCCGGCAGCCAGGGCTTCCCGGGCTTCCAGCCGGGCGACGAAACCGACACCGACCGTCACAGCAACGCGGCCTACGTCGACATCGAAACCGATCTCACCGATCGCCTCAAGATCCAGACCGCGCTGCGCTACGAGCGCTATTCGGACTTCGGCTCGACCACCACCGGCAAGCTCGCCGCCGCCTATCGCCTGGCGCCGGACCTGCTGCTGCGCGGGTCGGCCAGCACGGGCTTCCGCGCGCCGTCGCTGCAGCAGGCCTACTTCTCGTCGACCTTCACCGACTTCGTCAGCGGCCAGCCGCTGGACGTCGTGCTGGCGCCGAATGGTGGGCGCGTAGCGGCCGCCGCCGGCATCCCGCAACTGAAGGACGAAGAATCGAAGAGCTACACGCTGGGCCTGACCTGGTCGCCAACGCAGGCACTGTCGGTCACGGCCGACCTGTACCGCATCGACATCGATGACCGCATCGTGCTGTCGGGCCGCTTTGACGCCGACAACTACCCGGCGCTGGGCGCGACGCTGCAGCAGCTGGGCGTGGGCCAGGCGCAGTTCTTCGTCAACTCGGTCGACACCAAGACGCAGGGTCTGGACCTGACGGTCTCGCACCGCGCCAACGTGGCCGCCGGCCGCCTGACGACGTTCCTGGCCGCAAACTTCAGCAAGACCGAAGTGCAGCGCGTGAAAGCGCCAGCCGCACTGGCAGGCTTCGAAGACGTGCTGCTGTCCGAGCGCGAGCGCCTGTTCATCGAGGAAGGCGCGCCGCGCCGCAAGGCCACGCTGGGCTTCGACTACGTCCAGGGCAAGCTGGAAACCGCGCTGCGCGTGATCCACTTCGGTCCGCAGACGCTGGGCACCTTCTCGGGTCCACCGGTGCCGAACCAGAAGTACGAAGCCAAGACGTCGGCCGACCTGGCCTTCACCTGGGCCTTCACCGAGAAGACCCGCCTGACGGTGGGCGGCACCAACATCTTCGACGTCAAGCCGACCGTGCAGGATGCGAACGAGACCGACAACGGCTTCAAGTACGAGAGTGTGCAGTTCGGCCTGAATGGCGCGGCGCTGTTCGCACGCCTGGCGCACCGCTTCTGA
- a CDS encoding error-prone DNA polymerase, translated as MTQPPTNQPPAATTLPPYAELFCLSNFSFLQGASHAEELVLRAVQLGYFALGITDECSLAGVVRAHAEAKEAGLPLIIGAHFHLQNPDGSPAPSLILLAQNREGYGNLSEFITLGRTRAGKGTYLLTPDDLADPAPENAHLRHMPDCLAILLPPYPGHEAQDVDRLHAQAAWMATTFPGRAWLGLTSLHRAFDDAHRATVEEVGWQHGLPIVALGHVCMHVRSRKPLQDTLTATRLNKAVADCGYGLAQNAEQHLRSRLRLANLYTPQVLAETVRVARLCTFSLDELRYEYPDEVVPPGHTAASFLRAETWIGAHRRFRDGIPAKVQAQIEHELALISEMRYEHYFLTVYDIVRFARSQHILCQGRGSAANSAVCYCLGITEVDPARASLLFERFISRERNEPPDIDVDFEHQRREEVIQYIYNKYGRDRAALAAVVISYRPKSALRDSGRALGIDLGIVEKVAKTHHWFDSRADLLGRLAESGLDPEAPLSRQWATLAQSLLNFPRHLSQHPGGFVIARGKLSRLVPIENAAMADRSVIQWDKNDLEELGLMKVDVLALGMLSMMRRGLELVGQRYGNVFEMQDIPADDTATYDMICQADTVGVFQIESRAQMSMLPRMRPRVFYDLVIEVAVVRPGPIQGGMVHPYLRRRQGFEPVVYPSAEMKVALERTLGVPIFQEQVMQVAILGAGFTPGEADQLRRAMAAWKRKGGLEHYYERITTGMLERGYTLEFAEAIFSQIQGFGEYGFPESHAASFALLAYASSWLKCHEPAAFLCALLNSQPMGFYSPSQLVQDARRHGIEVRPVDVAVSGWDSALEEYDPHERTRQPAVRLGLSLQRGMKVDAAERIEQARAVRPFADVADLARRAGLDRSDLQVLAAAGALQSLAGHRREALWEASGAAPDKDLLRPTVPREEAPVLAAPSEGEEIVGDYRAQGLTLGRHPLALLRERLLAQRFLPASTLMDFQNGQLARGCGLVTVRQRPGTAKGVLFLTLEDETGNVNVIVWPSLVEQQRREVLNAPLLGVYGIWQREGEVRHLVAKRLVDLSHLLGALDTRSRDFC; from the coding sequence GTGACACAGCCTCCGACCAACCAGCCCCCTGCAGCCACGACTCTGCCGCCCTATGCCGAGTTGTTCTGCCTGTCGAACTTCTCGTTCCTGCAAGGGGCGTCGCATGCCGAGGAGCTGGTCCTGCGCGCCGTGCAGCTCGGGTACTTCGCGCTGGGCATCACCGACGAATGCTCGCTGGCCGGCGTCGTGCGCGCGCATGCGGAAGCAAAAGAGGCCGGCCTGCCGCTCATCATCGGCGCCCACTTTCATTTGCAGAACCCCGATGGCAGCCCGGCGCCGTCACTGATCCTGCTGGCGCAGAACCGCGAGGGCTACGGCAACCTGTCTGAATTCATCACGCTCGGGCGCACGCGGGCCGGGAAGGGCACGTACCTCCTGACACCCGATGACCTGGCCGACCCGGCACCCGAGAACGCGCACCTGCGCCACATGCCCGATTGCCTGGCGATCCTGCTGCCGCCGTATCCGGGGCACGAGGCGCAGGATGTCGACCGCCTGCATGCGCAGGCAGCGTGGATGGCGACCACCTTTCCGGGCCGCGCCTGGCTCGGCCTGACGTCGCTGCACCGCGCGTTCGACGATGCGCACCGCGCCACGGTCGAGGAAGTCGGCTGGCAGCATGGCTTGCCGATCGTGGCACTGGGCCACGTGTGCATGCACGTGCGCTCGCGCAAACCGCTGCAGGACACGCTCACCGCCACGCGCCTGAACAAGGCGGTGGCCGACTGTGGCTACGGGCTGGCGCAGAACGCCGAGCAGCACCTGCGCTCGCGCCTGCGCCTGGCCAATCTGTACACGCCTCAAGTGCTGGCCGAGACGGTGCGCGTGGCGCGCCTGTGCACGTTCTCGCTCGACGAACTGCGCTACGAATACCCGGACGAAGTGGTCCCGCCCGGCCACACGGCCGCGAGTTTTTTGCGCGCCGAAACCTGGATCGGCGCGCACCGGCGTTTTCGCGACGGCATCCCGGCCAAGGTGCAGGCGCAGATCGAACACGAGCTGGCGCTGATTTCCGAGATGCGCTACGAGCATTACTTTTTGACGGTGTACGACATCGTGCGCTTCGCCCGCTCGCAGCACATCCTGTGTCAGGGCCGCGGTTCGGCGGCCAATTCGGCCGTCTGCTACTGCCTGGGCATCACCGAGGTCGATCCGGCCCGCGCCAGCCTGCTGTTCGAGCGCTTCATCTCGCGCGAGCGCAACGAGCCGCCCGACATCGACGTCGACTTCGAGCACCAGCGGCGCGAAGAAGTCATCCAGTACATCTATAACAAATACGGGCGCGATCGCGCGGCGCTGGCGGCGGTGGTGATCAGCTACCGCCCCAAGAGCGCCTTGCGGGACAGCGGTCGCGCGCTGGGCATCGACTTGGGCATCGTCGAGAAGGTGGCCAAGACCCACCACTGGTTCGACAGCCGCGCCGACCTGCTTGGCCGCCTGGCCGAGAGCGGGCTGGATCCCGAGGCGCCGCTGTCGCGCCAGTGGGCCACGCTCGCGCAGTCGCTGCTGAACTTCCCGCGTCACCTGTCGCAGCATCCGGGTGGCTTCGTCATCGCGCGCGGCAAGCTTTCGCGCCTGGTGCCGATCGAGAATGCCGCGATGGCGGACCGCAGCGTGATCCAGTGGGACAAGAACGACCTTGAGGAACTAGGGCTGATGAAGGTCGACGTCCTGGCGCTGGGCATGCTGTCGATGATGCGGCGCGGGCTGGAGCTGGTGGGCCAGCGCTACGGCAACGTGTTCGAGATGCAGGACATCCCGGCCGACGATACCGCCACCTACGACATGATCTGCCAGGCCGATACGGTGGGCGTGTTCCAGATCGAGTCGCGCGCACAAATGAGCATGCTGCCGCGGATGCGCCCACGTGTCTTCTACGACCTGGTGATCGAGGTGGCCGTGGTGCGCCCCGGCCCGATCCAGGGCGGCATGGTCCATCCCTATCTGCGGCGCCGTCAGGGCTTCGAGCCGGTCGTGTATCCAAGCGCCGAAATGAAGGTGGCGCTCGAGCGCACGCTGGGCGTGCCGATCTTCCAGGAGCAGGTGATGCAGGTGGCGATCCTGGGTGCGGGCTTCACGCCGGGCGAGGCCGACCAGCTGCGCCGTGCGATGGCGGCCTGGAAGCGCAAGGGCGGGCTGGAACACTATTACGAGCGCATCACGACGGGCATGCTCGAACGGGGCTACACGCTGGAATTCGCCGAAGCGATCTTCAGCCAGATCCAGGGCTTCGGCGAATACGGCTTTCCCGAGTCGCATGCGGCCAGCTTCGCGCTGCTGGCATACGCCAGTTCATGGCTCAAGTGTCACGAGCCGGCCGCCTTCCTGTGCGCGCTGCTCAACAGCCAGCCGATGGGCTTTTACAGTCCGTCGCAACTGGTGCAGGACGCGCGCCGCCATGGCATCGAGGTGCGGCCGGTCGATGTCGCCGTCAGCGGCTGGGATTCGGCGCTCGAAGAATACGATCCGCACGAGCGCACGCGCCAGCCGGCGGTGCGCCTCGGCCTGTCGCTGCAGCGGGGGATGAAGGTCGACGCGGCCGAGCGCATCGAGCAGGCGCGCGCCGTGCGGCCGTTTGCCGATGTGGCTGACCTGGCGCGCCGCGCGGGCCTGGACCGCAGCGACCTGCAGGTGCTGGCGGCGGCCGGCGCGCTGCAATCGCTGGCGGGGCACCGGCGCGAAGCGTTGTGGGAAGCGTCCGGCGCCGCGCCCGACAAGGACCTTCTGCGTCCGACGGTTCCGCGCGAAGAAGCACCGGTGCTTGCGGCGCCAAGCGAAGGCGAAGAAATCGTCGGCGACTACCGCGCACAGGGTCTCACGCTGGGCCGCCATCCGCTGGCGCTGCTGCGCGAACGCCTGCTGGCGCAGCGCTTCCTGCCCGCGTCGACGCTGATGGATTTCCAGAACGGCCAGCTGGCGCGCGGCTGCGGTCTGGTGACGGTGCGCCAGCGCCCGGGCACCGCCAAGGGCGTGCTGTTCCTGACGCTGGAAGACGAAACCGGCAACGTCAACGTGATCGTGTGGCCATCGCTGGTAGAGCAGCAGCGCCGCGAGGTCCTGAACGCACCGCTGCTCGGCGTCTACGGCATCTGGCAGCGCGAGGGCGAAGTGCGCCACCTGGTCGCCAAGCGGCTGGTGGATCTGTCGCACCTGCTCGGTGCTCTCGATACGCGCAGCAGGGATTTCTGCTGA
- a CDS encoding LacI family DNA-binding transcriptional regulator: MDKTSRSRGRGTGRATLEQVAGMAGVSIMTASRALSQPKLVSDATRSKVEHAVAELGYVPNRAARALASSQSHVIVVLVPSLSNAVFTAVLEGIHDAVAPGQYQLLIGNTYYSQLEEEKLLRTYLQSNPDGILFSSQVRSPAVAKMLAASQVPAVAMMDLSDDPAVLSVGFSQYEAGMAMTRHLIGKGYTRIGFIGAQLDERTLRRADGYRAAMAAAGLADPGLELMVPERSTIALGAGLMAQMLALRPDCDAVFCCNDDLAHGAVFHCQRQGIRIPQDIAVCGFNDLPASAWMMPSLTTVDTPRYQIGFEAAGLLLQVIRGEEPAERRIDLGFTLRDRESA, from the coding sequence ATGGACAAGACAAGCCGAAGCCGGGGCAGGGGGACGGGGCGCGCGACGCTCGAGCAGGTCGCGGGCATGGCTGGCGTGTCGATCATGACCGCTTCGCGCGCACTGAGCCAGCCGAAGCTGGTGTCCGACGCCACGCGCAGCAAGGTCGAGCATGCCGTGGCTGAACTGGGTTACGTGCCCAATCGCGCCGCGCGGGCGCTGGCCTCGTCGCAGTCGCACGTGATCGTGGTGCTGGTGCCGTCGCTGTCGAACGCCGTGTTCACTGCCGTCCTTGAGGGCATCCACGACGCCGTCGCGCCTGGCCAGTACCAGCTCCTGATCGGCAATACCTATTATTCGCAGCTCGAAGAAGAAAAACTGCTGCGCACCTATCTGCAGTCGAACCCTGACGGCATTCTGTTCTCGAGCCAGGTGCGCAGCCCCGCCGTGGCCAAGATGCTGGCGGCATCGCAGGTGCCGGCGGTGGCCATGATGGATTTGTCCGATGATCCGGCCGTGCTGTCGGTCGGCTTTTCGCAGTACGAGGCCGGCATGGCCATGACACGCCACCTGATCGGCAAGGGGTACACACGCATCGGCTTCATCGGCGCCCAACTCGACGAGCGCACGCTGCGCCGCGCTGATGGCTACCGCGCGGCGATGGCGGCGGCGGGCCTGGCCGATCCCGGCCTCGAGCTGATGGTGCCCGAACGCTCGACGATCGCGCTGGGCGCCGGCCTGATGGCGCAGATGCTGGCGCTGCGGCCCGACTGCGACGCCGTCTTTTGCTGCAACGACGACCTGGCCCACGGCGCCGTGTTCCACTGCCAGCGGCAAGGCATCCGCATCCCGCAGGACATCGCGGTATGCGGCTTTAATGACTTGCCCGCATCGGCCTGGATGATGCCGTCACTGACGACGGTCGACACGCCGCGCTACCAGATCGGCTTCGAAGCCGCCGGCCTGCTGCTGCAGGTGATCAGGGGCGAAGAACCGGCCGAGCGGCGCATCGACCTTGGCTTCACGCTGCGCGACCGCGAGAGCGCATAA
- the cynS gene encoding cyanase, producing MISCREDVTKLIVSAKVRKGIKWRDVTEATGLSKEWTTAACLGQMTLTKPQAEAVGKLFELSDEAIAWLQIVPYKGSLPTAVPTDPLIYRWYEMVNVYGTTIKELIHEEFGDGIMSAIDFSMDIQRTEDPKGDRVNVVLSGKFLPYKTY from the coding sequence ATGATTTCATGCCGTGAAGATGTCACCAAACTGATCGTATCCGCGAAAGTCCGCAAGGGCATCAAGTGGCGCGACGTGACCGAGGCCACGGGCCTGTCGAAGGAATGGACCACCGCCGCCTGCCTGGGCCAGATGACGCTGACCAAGCCGCAGGCCGAAGCGGTCGGCAAGCTGTTCGAGCTGTCCGATGAAGCGATCGCCTGGCTACAGATCGTGCCGTACAAAGGCTCGCTGCCGACGGCCGTGCCGACCGATCCGCTAATCTATCGCTGGTATGAGATGGTGAATGTGTACGGCACGACAATCAAGGAACTGATCCACGAAGAATTCGGCGACGGCATCATGAGCGCCATCGATTTTTCGATGGACATCCAGCGTACCGAAGACCCGAAAGGGGACCGCGTGAACGTGGTCTTGTCGGGCAAATTCCTGCCCTACAAAACCTACTGA
- a CDS encoding gluconokinase gives MTTEPTSDNKGTAWVIMGVSGCGKSQIGARLGNQLGVEFIEGDAYHSDVNIARMSAGTPLTDDDRHDWLVTLRDLLARREGGAVLSCSSLKRSYRDLLRGAGGDVRFVHLAGERSLLAERVSNRPGHYMPPSLLDSQLATLEPLQPDEAGITLDIRDTPAQLVAQILARA, from the coding sequence ATGACGACAGAACCAACGAGCGATAACAAGGGAACGGCCTGGGTCATCATGGGCGTGAGCGGCTGCGGCAAGAGCCAGATCGGCGCGCGCCTGGGCAACCAGCTCGGCGTGGAATTCATCGAGGGCGATGCCTATCACTCCGACGTGAACATCGCACGGATGTCGGCTGGTACGCCGCTGACCGACGACGACCGCCACGACTGGCTCGTGACGCTGCGCGACCTGCTGGCCAGGCGCGAGGGCGGGGCGGTGCTGTCATGTTCGTCGCTCAAGCGCAGCTACCGCGACCTGCTGCGGGGTGCCGGCGGCGATGTGCGCTTCGTGCACCTGGCCGGCGAGCGCAGCCTGCTGGCCGAGCGTGTCAGCAATCGCCCCGGCCACTACATGCCGCCATCGCTGCTTGATAGTCAGCTGGCAACGCTCGAACCGCTGCAGCCGGACGAAGCGGGCATCACGCTCGATATCCGCGATACGCCGGCGCAGCTGGTGGCGCAGATTCTTGCCCGCGCCTAG